A region of the Apium graveolens cultivar Ventura chromosome 6, ASM990537v1, whole genome shotgun sequence genome:
GGGGATTTAGAGAAATGCACTAGATTGGTTGGTAGCTTAACATGGTGACTTTTTAGTGTCTGTATCGTTTGTCGTCTGCTGATACCTGGAATCCCGCAGTTGCAAACACTTTTTGATTAATTCAGCTGTTTAGTGCCGGTGCTTCGCATTTGTTTTAAGTGAACCATTGAATTACAACTCTGGTGCCTCCAGCTCCTTGTTTTTGTAGCAACTTTTTGCCCATGTAAGTTGTACACAGAACGTGGAACATAATGGTGCCGCCACCTTACATATTGACTCACTTAAGAACATATAAAATAGGGTATTGTTCTGTTGAACGATCAAGTTTTAGCTGGTTTTCAGTGAGTAGTTGAATTCATCTTTGTATGTCAGAGCAAAACATATTGATAATTATGTTTATGTTTGATGTAAATTAATAATATTAGTCATTTGATTGTTAGAGATTTTCAAATATGTGGTAGTGTACTCTGGTTGTCTACAATTTCATAAGCTGGTAATGTGCTCTTGTTTTTAGCAATAGTGGCTACTGACCAGCATATTATTATTAAGCTCTCGAATGTACATGTCAGATAAATACACCTATCACTTCATGTTGTGTAGGAAAACTCGAGATTGAGCATTTGAAATGTTTCCCTTATCTTGGAGAGATACGAATAAATAAATTGATGGTATGTTCTTTCATCTTGTCTGCTCTATGCTCTGAGTTTTAATTATGTGATACTTACATTTGAATTGTCAATATTTTGGTGCTCTGAGAAGGTGAAACAGAAGTCGTGCTTTTACTGCCTGCCCGAGTCTTTACCTATGAAATATGCTTTCGGGGCTGTTAAAAAGACTCGGTTTATCCACATAGAAGCGAGTGCTTTGACCAGTAATAAGAAAACATGTCCGTCTGACTCTAAATGTAAACAAATGGCGGGGAATATGATAAATGATGCCCAGGTTACTGCTCGATTAGACCCTGTGAGCCGTGTTACAAGCAATGATTGTGATAATGTCTCCATGGAACCTGGAGTACCAAAACATCTTCCTGATGCTCGACTTCTAAAAAAGAAGAGAAGAACGAAAAAAGTAAAGAGAAAGTGCTTCCCCAGTCACCTGGAGAAAGGACTTGAGGATGGAAATTTGCTAGGAGAAGAACGTTTGATGGAGAAAGAAAGGTTTGATATCACTCCAGATAACATTGCCAGAAAGCACAGAGAAGAGAGGAGCACAAGTTCACAGGCGGAGACTGCTAGTGATACGTTATCAGTGTCAAACATTATAAAGAAATACTTCAACAGTTGTGATGAAGTGACTTCTGATTCAGAAATCAACTCAAGAACATTTGGTACATTTTCCCAGAAACGGAAGGCTACTACTTATAATAGTTGCTCAAACATAAAAATTAATGCGACACCACAATGGATAGGCTCTATACCTCAAAGAGTGACAGTTTCCCCTGATTTTACTCAGCCAAGGTCATTAATATCAGGAAAGAAGTCCAAAAGAATTAAACCTGGAAATAATATTGTCCTGGCTTTTAGTAAGCTTGGAATCTGTGCGAGTAAGCAAAATACCAATGCCTCCATTTGCAGGTTAAGACGGCAAAAACTTGCACTCCAAAAATCAGCTTCTGTTGTAAAACATTTAGTCTTTGAGATCAGTGATGACAGTGATTGAAAAATATGGAGAAAATCAGGTCACTACgataaaaaaaattgtttaaaGGAAGAAGGATATGCAACTAGCTTGCAATTACGGATCTCTCTTATAAAAAGGGTGCCTTCTCCGAACTCTTTGGTGTCTATATTTTGAGGTATTGGCTCTTTTTTGACCAAGTTATCCTTAGACTTTCCTCATGTAGCTGAGCAGGCAGTGTAAGTTACTCTACTGTTGTTAATTGTTGCTATGATTTTAAAACAAGATCTGATTGTGATCTCTTTATAACTTCAGATGGTGGAAGAAGTCAGCTGATGGCACTGATTCATAAATAGATAGAGTTGTGTACATAAATGATGTATTATAACATATTTGTTGAATTACTTCCTTAAAGTATGTGAATCTATGTTGATTACCTATTTACCTACGGATTTGTTGCATGGGTATGCGCAGCTTGAAATTGTGAATTTAGGTGCCTCAATATTAATTCTGCAGAAAATTGTAGTTCATTGACAGATGGATTACTTATAATGAGTTGAGACAGATTAGGGGTCCTGGCTTGAGTAGcttatatatattttagtgaatATGTTGTGATAGTTTGCTGTAAATCTTTCAAGAACGTAAAGCTTGCAGATCTCTCCATTTGCAAATTCGATAGTACTTGTTAGTCTGGATATACTTAATTGTCAAAACACACTTCCTAGATTATTAATCTTGAATGTATCTTGTGGTAAGAATGATTATGCATAGCTTTTTATGTAACTGTTCGTATTCTGCAGACATTTAGTCGTAAAAGTAGTTTTAGCTTGATATACTTGTCATCACACTTGTTGAGCCGCTCAAATCTTGTAATGAGCTCTGTCGCTGTATTGTTAGTGTTGTGAAACTACATGAAAGTATTTACAGGAGAAGAAACTGGATCAAATTTTAAATATAGTTCAATGCTGAAAATTCCGAAAACCAAGGCCTTCACACTGATACCATGTATCAAGCCTTTGACACCTGCCCTGAAGGCCTGAAACTTTAAGACAAGCCCTCAAGAATGAACAAGCCCTCAAGAATGAACAAGCCCTCAAGTTCTGGTCTGATCAGTAGGTGATGGGCTCATGTCAAATTGGGTGCTTTATACAATGTAGAGTACAATTTTTACAGTTTTTAACATTGTAGCTGCACTTTACAAATATTCATCTGTAATGAAATTTAGTCAATATCTTTGTTAAATTTAAAATTGCAGTCTATTTTGGCTCACATTGACCCATGTCCCTACTCTTCATTCACACCCATCCCGAGATTTGTTTGAACATGTACTCGTTTGTAATATAAGCCTAATTATTCCGACATTGGTCTAATCATTAATAAAACAAAGAATATAAAGTCTTCTGATATTAATATCTGAAGTTTTGAATCCCACTGTAGAGGCCATTTTGGTAGTTCGTTTGCATAAATGATCAAGTATTTAGCCTAATCAAATATTGGACTGGCTTTGTCTATACTTGAAGTTGTGAGATCTGCAGAAGCTGCGGACGTATCCATCTTGCAACCTCACATTCTGATCCTTCTACTTAACTGTACTGAGGGTCATAAGTAGGATATTTTTGTAGGGAAAATTCTTTGGCCAGGAGCAAGAATTGCGAGAGGGTCATACGTCGATTTTCTCGTTCTGAATGTTTCCCAGTGTGGACCAAAGTGACCCCTCCATTGTTCTTGGTTGAGATAATGTGGCAGATATTGCTTTACCCCTAGGTGGGCTGCCTCACAAAAATCTAGAATTTTTTTGTTGCGATTCAGTATTAGGTCCACGACGTCTGTTCCTGTAGCCGAAGGGACTGCATGGGAAAGAAATGCTACTAGGTAGAATATATCTTCATCTGGAAGAACCAGAGAAGTTCTGTTGTTCCACCTGAGATGATCACAGATCACTTAACTTAGGAATATGTAATGAATAATACTATTTAGAAAACAAAAACCAGAGTTTCCTTCATTTCTTACTTTGACTTGTTAACCGGGTAGATAATTACAGGGCCGTTATTAGTATCTGTTAGAATGTTGCCAAAAGCTTCTGCAGCAAAGGTTTTTATTTTGCTTTGCGGAACAAGGAGATTGAGCCAGGGGTGGGGGATATCCCACAGCCCTTTCGGTCTTAGTTTGAGCTCCGAGGTGTGAACTCTGTCGAGGAATTGCACGTATGAAACCTCGGACATAAAAAGAGTGGAGGGAATGTAGCTTAGCTGAGATAGTAAGCTCTTGATTTCCTACATCAAAGCAAACAAATCTTCTTAGTTTGGTTCATTTTGTAATAGTGCTATGAAGCTAAATTCAAGATTGCTTTGCCCTGGTCTCACCTGTGAAACTACATCAGTCTTGTCTGGATTAAAGTTTTTTGCCAACTCAAGACAAAATAGTACCTTACCATCTGACTTAAAGTCACTGGCTCCATCAGGATCTTGAGGGTCGAAGAAACTTTTCCAGCTATTTATGAGATTTGGTCTGTTTTTAATGACAAATCCTTCGATATAATCAAATGTTTCGTCTGCAGATATTAAATACTCCTGGTCTCTCGAGAATGTGGCGAAGTCTGAGTACAGAACTCTGATCCATTTTACCTGATGAGCACTGAGTTTTAGTACAACCATACAAGGGGTTTGAATAAACATTTTTGCAGAGTTGTTCTTAATGCCATGTTTTATTTACCGATTCAGGTGCTGGTTGCAGTGAAATTTTTGCTCGAGTTATTATGCCAAACTGACCGAGTCCTCCTAGAACTCCATGAAAGAGCTCTGAATTTAGTTTCTCGGAACAAGTTAGCACTTCTCCTTTTCCTGCACTTGGTAAATTATCATGTGATCAGAAGTGATATTATGCCTGTTTTGTTATTACAGGAAATTAGGTATTAGTACATGAGACAAGCTAAAGATATAATGTTCTGTGGTTCATTTTTGTTCATGATCTATAATAAATTCCACCTAATATGTAATATATGTTTAGAGGTTGTAATTTGTAAACATGCCTGTAACAACTTCAAGCTGTTGTACATTACAGATCTGGGGGCCATGTCGAAATGCCTGACCGCTTATCCCTGCATTTGATAAAGTACCGCCGACAGTCAGATGCAGGTAATCTGTCCAAGATTTTGGTGCTAACCCAAATTTGAGTGTTTCATGTAGGATATTTATCCATAATTCGCCAGCAGAAACGTCCACGTAAGGGGATTTCCCGTTGTGAACCTGCATTTCAGGTGTTCTCAGTGATTCCATGGTGATCACGATTCCTCGATCAGCTTGTGACTGGCCTTGCAGTGAGTGACCATGTCCTCTAGCTGCAACCTTGAGCCCTGACTCTGGACCCATTCTCCAGACATGCTTTAATATCTTCGATATGTCAGAAACTGATTTTGGATGGAGGACTGCTAACGGGAGGTAATGATATCGGTGTCCAAAATCACTTGCTGCAAATTCATTATTAACAAAACTGAGACGCCCCTCGAGACAAATACTCTCTGATGACAAAGGGAAACTAGAAAAACAAAGGTTGAGCTTGATTGCTAGAACACTGAGAAACAAGATCATCAAGCCTTTGACGAAAAGAATGTTGTTTTGAATGAGAAAGCCTGCACAAGGTAAGATCATTGCTTTATGTTTCTGAATTTACTATCGAAAAGCAAAGATAAGATCCTGTTGTGCTGTTTCTTAATAAGTTTGTAAAAGTAGAGGTTTAGAAGTGGCAAAGAAATGAAAGGTTGTGGAAGGATTTTAAAGAGAGTTTTGGTGGGAGAGTCAACTGTATTCAATGGCAATAAGAATCGCGTATGTGGACTGCCTACTTGTACGCGAGAGAGACTCTCCTTTTCGGGCTTTATTTGAACCAGGAGAAGCCATCAAAAATGCCAAGTTGAGTAGAAAAAGTCAGGGAAAAGAAAGATTTCACAAATCTTGTTGCTTTTCCACACAGTTGCAACCACATTATCTGCCTTTTTCTGGTTAGAATTTTAAGGATATTCTTTCTACTTGGAGAAATGGTGTCGAGTTCTCAGCGGTCTCTGCAGGCATTCCAGTCTCCTTTGACAGGACCGCTAAGTGCTCAGACCATGCATACATGACACGACTGATCTCGTCCCCCCCCCTCAATTGCTGTCGAATTTCAGACATCAAGGACTTTCATCGATTCGTTCTGGTGGACCAGATAACACGTGAATTCGACGTTGAATATGTGTGCCTTGTAGAGGAGTGGGGAAGAAGTATGATTGGTAATGCAGCAGGGGGCCAACCAATCTAATGCTCAGCCTAAAATGAGTTGAAGACTGATGTGGAGATGCCAAAAGACATTGGTTTGTTAGCTATCTGTTGCTATGAGATAAAAGGTATCAGCCTAATTCCCAATCAAAAGGCTAAGAACAAAAGAGTGTATGATTCCTTCTGTTTTCTGTTTCTCCATCAGAGATATCAGTATTATTTGTACAATTATTACTTGTTTGCTTTTTTCATTATCTTGTAATGCAGCATCAACTTTAGATTTGCTGGGCACAGATGAAGCTAAATAAATCATCACCATTCTTTTCTGTTCCACACTATTCATTGTTCCTAACTAGATTTTTTACATATCGTTTCCTGGTCGATGATTGCTGTAACACACCTTACCCACTTATCCTATTTCAAGACAAACTTTTAGGATTTGTACAAATGAAGCTAAATGAATCATCACCATTCTTTGGTGTTCCACACTTTATTTATTATTCCTAAACTAGAATTTTTACTAGTTTTTTCATATCTTTCTCGGTCGATGATTGTTGTAGCACACCTTACCCACTTATCCTACTTAAAGACAAACTTTTAGGATTTGTACGGATGAAGCTAAATAAACCATCAACATTCTTTGATGTTCCACACTTTATTCATTGTTCCTAAACTAAATTTTTACTAATATTTTCATATCAGTGTCCTGTTCAATAATTGTTATAGCACACTTTACCCACTTATCCTATTTCAAGAAAAAAAAGACAAATTTTTAGGATTTTCACTTTATCGTACATATTATCTGTTGTAACAATTATCTGTCGGGAACGTGAGACCATTGATCTTTGTCTTGTTTAATGATAGATCTTGATGCCAATTTTGAAGACATGAATCTGATTTATGTTTATTAAATTTTGAAACCAAGTAAAAATGAGCATGGATGAATGGAAAGGTGTCAACATTTTATACAATATGATACTTTGTACTAGCAAAGTTTGATAGTGGAACAACTATGGTGAATTGGAAAGGACTTGTACTATTCTGTTTAAAATACATACTTTATGCCTTGTAGTTTGGCATCTTCTTTTTGGACAAAATGGGCGACAagttatttaatttaaaattattttttctcTAACATGGATTTTTTTTGCTCCAAACTGCATTTAACTGATTttgttttagattttaaaaacactaaactaaattaaaataattattctgtAAATTGTAATACACTTCAGTAAACCAAGGCCTAACCTTGTGATTTTATTTTAGGAATAACTAATTTAGAGCCTAGCTTATCTTCAAAAATCAGTTTATAATATGTGATATTCAAAGGTTATCTTAACTTTCAATTAATTTTTGCGTGTGTTCTAAATTTGATTTCTAAATTCTTGTTTATgtactttaaaaaaaattaattttgtaaatattaaATTACTTTTCGTCTTCTTTATTTTTCTAATATTGTGCTCCAAATCAAAATGTTAACAATTAGAAAAGACCGAGAACTGAtaatatcaaaatcaaaaaaacTTTAGGGATTTACCACACAAGTTCTCATGTTCGATTCAGTAGCCTGCTCGGATTTGGATTGCTTGCGATGAATTACTCTTGTTAATAAGTAAATCCGTGTTAAGTAAATAGTCGCTCTAAAATCTTAAGAAACGACAATTACTCTCAATATCAATATCAACAATAAAATTTAAGTTAATAAATGAGGGTGGGAGGACTTGAATCTGAGTTTCTCTCTAAATCGAGTTTTGATACCATAttaagagcatctccaatgcTAAAAAACCCTTAGCTAAAAACATAGGTGGCATGCCATAATTATCAAGTATAAAGATTTTGTAAAAAAATATTCACTCCAATGATAAATTCCTGTTAGCTAAAAATATAGCCAACCTCCTGACGTTGGCCAAATTTGCTGAACCTCTACAAATCTGTAGCCAAATACCACATCCTAAGTTAccatatcaaaataaaatattccaTTTATAACGATTTCAAATAATGATAACTatctatttttaaaatatatttaatcaTTATAGCCTACTTCATTGAACAAAAATTTCTTACAGATTCAATAAATTTTTGATAATCAGTATTTCACACTATTTACCCAATCATTTTAGCCAACAAACATTGAAGATACTCTAAGAAATCagtcattttaaaattttaaggtAACAGAAAGGAATGTCCGAATAGAATCTTATATTTCGAACGCTGATTCATCCAATTTTGATCCAATCCATCAAAGCAAGTTAAATTATGACAAATTGACCCCAATGTGACTACTCAAATCAGCTGGACCAATGTATTAGCCTAGCTGGCTCCTTCCACACTAAACACCCATACTTAACTTGACAATTGTAAGTTAAGATAGCCAACTTTTTAGAGTGGGGAACCAATTCTTCATGCAGTCGACTCACTCCTAAACTGGTCGGATTAATTTTCAAAGTGGCCGATTAACGACCTATACTTTTttaattgtttttctttttccttcatgtatataataaaatatgCCCTTAAAAACTCAATTTTTTAAGTGCCCCATTCATTAGCATAAAGAGTTTGGGTTCAGGGTCCGCTCAAGTTCAGCCCttataatattttctatatttttaatgATATATTACAAACATgtttttaaatcaaatttctaaAAATCGTCACACacacgtatgtatatatatatagggtaacACTCCATGTAGTACCCTTTTTATATAGAGAATCATGGagaattattatttaaaaaatataaaatatataatttattttatttttcatcatatatacttgtaaattttaattatcaagttaaaaattgaagttacacaattttttatttaaaaaatcattgaaattatTGAAAAAGTTTAAATTGGCTCTATAGCAGAATCAC
Encoded here:
- the LOC141668527 gene encoding cytokinin dehydrogenase 1-like isoform X1, with the translated sequence MILPCAGFLIQNNILFVKGLMILFLSVLAIKLNLCFSSFPLSSESICLEGRLSFVNNEFAASDFGHRYHYLPLAVLHPKSVSDISKILKHVWRMGPESGLKVAARGHGHSLQGQSQADRGIVITMESLRTPEMQVHNGKSPYVDVSAGELWINILHETLKFGLAPKSWTDYLHLTVGGTLSNAGISGQAFRHGPQICNVQQLEVVTGKGEVLTCSEKLNSELFHGVLGGLGQFGIITRAKISLQPAPESVKWIRVLYSDFATFSRDQEYLISADETFDYIEGFVIKNRPNLINSWKSFFDPQDPDGASDFKSDGKVLFCLELAKNFNPDKTDVVSQEIKSLLSQLSYIPSTLFMSEVSYVQFLDRVHTSELKLRPKGLWDIPHPWLNLLVPQSKIKTFAAEAFGNILTDTNNGPVIIYPVNKSKWNNRTSLVLPDEDIFYLVAFLSHAVPSATGTDVVDLILNRNKKILDFCEAAHLGVKQYLPHYLNQEQWRGHFGPHWETFRTRKSTYDPLAILAPGQRIFPTKISYL
- the LOC141668527 gene encoding cytokinin dehydrogenase 1-like isoform X2 translates to MILPCAGFLIQNNILFVKGLMILFLSVLAIKLNLCFSSFPLSSESICLEGRLSFVNNEFAASDFGHRYHYLPLAVLHPKSVSDISKILKHVWRMGPESGLKVAARGHGHSLQGQSQADRGIVITMESLRTPEMQVHNGKSPYVDVSAGELWINILHETLKFGLAPKSWTDYLHLTVGGTLSNAGISGQAFRHGPQICNVQQLEVVTGKGEVLTCSEKLNSELFHGVLGGLGQFGIITRAKISLQPAPESVKWIRVLYSDFATFSRDQEYLISADETFDYIEGFVIKNRPNLINSWKSFFDPQDPDGASDFKSDGKEIKSLLSQLSYIPSTLFMSEVSYVQFLDRVHTSELKLRPKGLWDIPHPWLNLLVPQSKIKTFAAEAFGNILTDTNNGPVIIYPVNKSKWNNRTSLVLPDEDIFYLVAFLSHAVPSATGTDVVDLILNRNKKILDFCEAAHLGVKQYLPHYLNQEQWRGHFGPHWETFRTRKSTYDPLAILAPGQRIFPTKISYL
- the LOC141668528 gene encoding uncharacterized protein LOC141668528, with translation MSSSCCDSYRANNIHNKNNNINNNKNNEEEEEEDDSIAVFADTNMGTHIAISISPLLTAAHFARKLEIEHLKCFPYLGEIRINKLMVKQKSCFYCLPESLPMKYAFGAVKKTRFIHIEASALTSNKKTCPSDSKCKQMAGNMINDAQVTARLDPVSRVTSNDCDNVSMEPGVPKHLPDARLLKKKRRTKKVKRKCFPSHLEKGLEDGNLLGEERLMEKERFDITPDNIARKHREERSTSSQAETASDTLSVSNIIKKYFNSCDEVTSDSEINSRTFGTFSQKRKATTYNSCSNIKINATPQWIGSIPQRVTVSPDFTQPRSLISGKKSKRIKPGNNIVLAFSKLGICASKQNTNASICRLRRQKLALQKSASVVKHLVFEISDDSD